A region of the Mytilus trossulus isolate FHL-02 chromosome 11, PNRI_Mtr1.1.1.hap1, whole genome shotgun sequence genome:
taaaagtaagaaaTGAAGTGCATATGATCTTTCTATTCAATGATAACATTTTTTACGAAACTTCATAGTTTTAAAGGTGGGACAGTTTTAGCAGTAAAAGAAGTTTATATGGAAAATTACATACCAGTTGATGTTAACAAAAGTGCGAcctaaaatgataatttttagaTGTAATTCTATAATCATTGTTTCAGAATATGGTGTGTGCCCAAACAGTTTTTTCTATAGCAGACAACTTTTTAAACTATGATGTATATGTAATATGAATAGTAAAAAGGCAGATGTTTGCCGTTTAATTGTTTAATGTAATTACATCGATAGAACCAGAAGataaattttaagatttaattcTCTAATCATTGTTTCAGAATATGGTCTGTGCCCAAACAGTTTTTTCTACTACAGACAGCTACAGATTTGCTATTATTTCAACCCACCGATGACTGCaaataaattggattttttagGAGCGTGCAATTATTCTAACCAAGAGCTACTCCGTATCGATTCTGAAGAAAGACAGAGCTATGTCGAAATGGTGACAGGTAAAGTACTCAACATCTCTGATTTAAGTTACTCTGTTTGGAAATAACAGTTTTTATAAATGACTGTCATACATTAATGCAGAATTTTTATTATTCAccctgttgtttttttaacttttttccgtaaatgaataacaactattttacatgtttaaaagaATTCCAAAAACGGCTGTTTAAACTGTGAACTATAGGTAATATGAATAGTAAAAAGGAAGGTGTTTGCCGGTAAATTGAGTAACGCCATTACAAACATTTAAACCCAAGAGTTACAAGAAATCCTTGATATGAgtctttataatgttttaaatgttttaatataagaCTTTTTTAGTGTTGAATTGGCTAGTACAAAAATAAGGCGAGGGTTAAAATCCGATGAGACAGTTACCAAACAACACATTGTCAAATAAATAACGAAAGTCATAGACTCAATGACGACTGGGGTCtagttataaaatatcaatccGTTTCAATTATAATTAAACTAAAAAGAAGCTTTAAGAAATATGCCTTCAACAGTCTACAAATAACAGACAGGCCAATATGTacgacaaacaaataaaactgtCGTGGTACCtctggagaaaaaaaatacaatattaggtcattgaaaaaaaaaatatcaacgttTCTGCATGAGGCTTACAAACTGGGAAGAGCGAGGTTCTATCAACCCTTTCTCAGTTTTGCGTTACGGACAAAaacgtttatatttttatgacattgacctaacattgttttatactgcaacataaacaaatacatttatagCTTTTTAAATAGTACTATAAAttacaaacttattttcatcccgTAATGAACCCCTGATTGTGGAGAAAAAGTTTCATGGTGAAATTGACATTATACAAAATAGAGCTATGTTACTATATTAGGAAATAAACACTACTAGTTGcaaaataaatagttatcaaaaataccatGTTTATCGTTTTATAAGCCAGACGCacgtttttctttaaataaagctcatcagtgacgctgagaccaaaatattgataaagccAAAGAAGTATAAAGCCCGCTAAAcaccaattcgaaaaaatatggaatttacgttaatttaatgttattatcatacagtaaaaatcatatgttattaaGTAATGCATAATGTTTAACATCAGGTTATCAAACAATAGCatttattatcatatacttagacttaataacatatgatttttactgtatggtaatagcattaaattaacgtaaattccatattttatcgaattggtgcttagcgggctgatgtgcaaagtttatcacatgcttcgattgttatcacatactttccgtaacgttatcccATGGCATTCTGAtgatactcggcaaattccggaaaatacacctcaatgctacgttttatatgaaaaacataaaaaaaaaagtggtgtataaaacaattatttggatactggaaagtatattttgtaaatattatataaaaaaaacccatcaaaaACACCTAACAAACAAAttgttaaataaatgcatttttaaaagttacaaaCATAATTAAgaaagttaatttaaaaaagttgacttttccaaacagtgttcattttgtatatttttgtcgatttttccatattaaaatatgtttcttcTCTGTTGAAGcaaatgatagaaatatttcatatcgAATGTACTAAATTTGGTGTCCGACGTCCGTAaacttttcactctttgaaTTTCTGTTTTggaaccacgtaaaaggatcaatatatgaatttgttatttttctccattgttgaagcatatgataaaaagatcataacatgtcatttttcgtGTCGCATGTATaatcagccctcggtcaatatcagccctcgagccatgcggctcttgggctgatattgaacctagggatGATAATACATgcaatatgaaaaatgccatttaATAATCTGATATCATTGCTAACGTTTTTATCGGTGTGTTTACATTtcttgtatttaaatttgaccCTTTCATATTAATCGCCAAGCTTAAGCAAACATGACTACTTTCATATTATCACAAGGTGCGTTGTAcggtattgttttttttactttttattactaGTGTAATACAAATTGACTTATTATTAAAGTGTAAAACTATAAATTCTCCGAAGCATAAATCTAATATTTGCTAATCACCATCGACATAATTTACGACTATTTGAAACGTAATGATGTCATTTCACATTAGAGAATCGACAACAAAATTTACGCGCTTATATTCAAAGTCTGCGATTTGTTTTTAACAGACAATCTCATGGTGTGAGAAATAAAGCACAAGACAAAATCAAAGTGAAAAAATTCTAGACGTTGAATttgcaaattatattttactgtcgcaaattacGTGTCGCTAAATTAAAggatatttgcgacagtaaaataaagttttaagaaGACAAAGCtttcaaaacaatatagttATATCTTTCCattcaaaaataacataattatatcatatcaaaataaatttcatttaacaaatatttttctaaaatgcaaaAGTCCTTGAAACTGTTGCATCTTCTTAAATATCTTATCAAGATGACGTAATATGTATACTCCCGATATCAAACATAAATAAGACGTATTTATACTTTTCATAAGCTTCTGTATGGTTTCAATCCTGACAAAATGAATATGTTATGTGTACATGATGTCTTATTGCTCTATTTGTTCTTAACAAGGCCATTTATTCAATATTGGAATCATGTTtgtagatttgttttatacgAGTTTCGTTTTGAATAAAACAGTGTATTCATCCaaagaaaatttgatatttaccacactaaataaactcatcatagatacaggactaaattttgtatatatgcaagacgcgcgtttcgtttacaaaagacgcatcagtgacgctcttatccaaaaaaagttaaaaaaagctaaataaagtacgaagtcgaagagcattggggaccaaaattccaaaaaatgttgccaaatacagcaaaggtaatctatgcctgaggtagaaaagccttattatttcgaaaattctaaattttgtgaacagttaattcataaatataaccataataatgataattcatgtcagcacaaatgtgctgactactaggttggtgataccctcggggtaAATGTCAAATGGTTTATTTACGTATTTCTAAAATTGTGAATGGATTATAAACTCGTttaactaaaactaaaaatcaaAGGGAAAAAGAGTTTTAAATGATTCGACTTGAAATAAATTATCCCTTTttaacttaaacatgttaaagttctttaattgcaaaaaaatagtataagaacTATATTTCATTGCGGTTCACATTGTACATTTCATTGCGGTTCACaatgtacatttcattaaatttgtagGTTATGCTAAGTAAATCATGAACAATAACcagtttaataaatttatatatagataaatctATAAACACGTTTGCTGTTTAATTGATAGTACACTGAATCTTAAAATGTATCAATGCTACATGTCTGGCGTATCAAGttatagtcctggtacctttgataactatttacactaaTGGGTCGAAGCCGCTACTGGGGGAACGTTttgtccccaagggtatcaccagcccagtagtcagctcctaggtgttgacatgcatatcaattatattatatgtttttaccATTGATTTTGACAATGGATATTATTCCAAATAATGTAGTGAATATAATCCTAACACGAATTTTAGTGTGTATCAAAGAACAAATCTCCTTTAATCTTTTCTCAGAAACTCAAACTACGATACAATGTTTTCCCTAGCGAAACAATTGTAAATTGGTATGTCATTTGTTCTTTGAGGAAGAGTTTTCTCATTAAAATGCATACCacattttatttctatactCTTGAATATAAATGTCACgaatgtaaatagttatcaaaggtaccaggattataatttagttagccagacgcgtgtttcgtctacataagactcatcagtaacgctcatatcaaagtatttataaagccaaaaaagtaaaaagttgaagagcattgaggatccaaaattccaaaaagttgtgccaaatacggctaaggtatgGTTTATTTTATCGTGCAGGATATCGCTTTAACACGCATTCATCTGAGATCAACCCAAGTTTTGGTTGGGTTTGTGTTGCGTGGTTTTtagttgtgtcttgtgtactactatttgtttgtatgcctttttctttttttatcgcCTTGcgttgtcatttgattttggatCTATGACTTTGAATGTGGCTCTGGCAACTTTCGCTCCTCTTTAACACCCATATACaaagtaaaatctcaaaaatactaaactctgaGGATAATTCAAAGCTGTAAGTTCCTAACCAAATAGCTAAATCAAgaatcaaaaacatcaaacgaatgaataacaactgtcatattcataacttgttacaggcattttcttatgtcgAAAATCAAAAGTGGTGGATTGAAACCTGTTTTTAAGCTAGATAAACCACTCACCATATATAGTCGCATCAAATCCTATACAAACAACAGTCAGTAGGTAATTGAGCTCAATCATATATGATTGTTATTACTTATTATGTAAATTCATCGATTGCACCAAATATTTCCATTGATGATCGAGCGATGTCAATCTGTTATGAgcaatgaattaaaaacaaataatcttAAGTTGGTACCCAACATCTTGacttaaattaattttgctcgtttaattttcataaagtgttgaatatatatatctactttcaattttgaccttttttttacattttactgtcaaaaacataaaaatttcagaattgAACTTATCACATTCTTAGAAAATTTTTCATTGGTACATTACAGTCTGGCAAACGCTCCATtcgatcattgagaagcttaacaATACAACgtgattaaaacgtttagctgatttctAAGCTCCCTGCAGTGTTAGGTACCATATTAACAGAGACTTTTGTTTTACAGCAAATATTGCCATTGTCCATCCCACAGGTATTTGTATACAAGGAACTAATACAATTGATGTGAACAATGCCTGGACATTCTTCGACGGTACACCTATGACATTCTTCAAATGGCTCCCAAATGAACCTAGCGGACAAGGATGGATACGTATAGACAGAGGCAGAGATTATTCATGGGGAGTAC
Encoded here:
- the LOC134689566 gene encoding uncharacterized protein LOC134689566 yields the protein MICESLYIILLFGIIESYATFRQLSGIYQNSFDDKYQDVNAVSIQTVGSLLDCVARCGTEQRCLRIFHNRITHICILHSDPFTYTATKTGEGWRSYLTKDEYGLCPNSFFYYRQLQICYYFNPPMTANKLDFLGACNYSNQELLRIDSEERQSYVEMVTANIAIVHPTGICIQGTNTIDVNNAWTFFDGTPMTFFKWLPNEPSGQGWIRIDRGRDYSWGVPPRPNWWTCTYMCEIRII